A stretch of the Takifugu flavidus isolate HTHZ2018 chromosome 1, ASM371156v2, whole genome shotgun sequence genome encodes the following:
- the lnpa gene encoding endoplasmic reticulum junction formation protein lunapark-A: MGAAISWWKAKPTTVEILEGIDKDIQILEDYSVKYQRQMKAVVGRLLLYSILLYLMAGVVVYSWYLPEQLMGRLVLGLPFLLFPLLVWILRKVLILFFARRTEKNNFKLEDLKAQKRKILEDVMETETYKNAKLILERFDPESKKKTDFDSTPVGPQMTPKPGQELRHRNVVPQTPPASVNSASGAAARPPLASGPAYPGRSSHSAPGGPPERNLLAIAAQQSLMRKFVTPGTPIPGVGLHPPGPPLARPVLPRERGVLDRLIEYLVGDGPQNRLALVCQQCLSHNGMALKEEFEYVAFRCAYCYFLNPARKTRPQAPRLPETAGEPKLPCDLNSSSCAAEEDKQSDSGTMKDDGSAETDGKEPVTLTAAEASRASEDQTMPESQDLPTEKSEGELDCSAMEVE, from the exons ATGGGGGCAGCTATTTCCTGGTGGAAG GCTAAACCAACAACGGTGGAGATTTTGGAAGGAATCGACAAG GATATTCAGATTCTGGAAGACTATAGTGTGAAATACCAGCGTCAGATGAAGGCGGTGGTGGGCCGACTGCTGCTCTACTCCATCCTCCTCTACCTGATGGCTGGGGTCGTTGTGTATTCCTGGTACCTCCCTGAGCAGCTGATGGGGCGGCTCGTGTTGGGCCTCcctttcctgctgtttcctttATT AGTCTGGATACTTCGAAAAGTGCTGATTCTATTTTTTGCCAGAAGAACCGAAAAAAACA ACTTCAAATTGGAGGATCTGAAGGCTCAGAAAAGGAAAATT CTCGAGGATGTGATGGAGACGGAGACTTATAAAAATGCTAAGCTGATTCTGGAGAGATTTGATCCTGAGTCCAAGAAGAAAACG GACTTTGATTCTACTCCTGTTGGACCTCAGATGACTCCAAAACCAGGACAAG AGCTCCGCCACCGTAATGTCGTCCCTCAGACGCCTCCAGCATCAGTAAATTCTGCAAGTGGAGCCGCTGCCCGTCCTCCCCTTGCCTCTGGACCTGCCTACCCTGGTCGCTCTTCACACTCGGCTCCCGGTGGACCCCCAGAGCGGAATCTGTTGGCTATAGCTGCTCAGCAGAGCTTGATGAGGAAGTTTGTGACCCCTGGAACACCCATTCCTGGAGTTG GGCTGCACCCCCCAGGTCCACCCCTGGCCAGACCAGTGCTCCCGAGGGAGAGAGGCGTTCTGGACAGACTAATTGAGTATCTTGTTGGAGATGGACCTCAGAACAG ATTGGCTCTCGTATGTCAGCAGTGTCTCTCTCATAACGGGATGGCATTAAAAGAGGAATTTGAATACGTTG CCTTCAGATGTGCCTATTGTTATTTTTTGAACCCTGCGAGAAAGACCAGACCTCAGGCCCCCAGGCTCCCCGAGACCGCCGGAGAACCGAAGTTGCCGTGTGACCTGAACTCGTCGTCATGTGCTGCTGAGGAGGATAAGCAGTCTGATTCAG GGACAATGAAAGATGATGGATCCGCTGAAACAGACGGCAAAGAACCAGTCACACTGACAGCCGCAGAGGCCAGCCGCGCCTCAGAAGACCAGACCATGCCAGAGTCACAAGATCTGCCCACAGAGAAATCTGAGGGGGAGCTGGACTGCTCCGCCATGGAAGTGGAGTAG